ACGATGTGGATTCTCCGGGCCGTTGAGGACAAGGTTCTCGAAATCCCCGGCGTCAAGGACGCCGAAATCGAGCTAACCTTCGACCCGCCCTGGACGCCCGACAGAATCAGCCCGGAGTACAAGAAAAGGCTTGGACTCTACTGACCCATTCTGTCAATTTTTGTTCATCAACGGGCGGTTTGCTCCCTTTTTCTACGTATTTTCGTCTTTCAGCGTCCGTTCCTCCGACGAAAAGTTTATATTCGCCTGGGTTCATCTAAGTCCGGTGATGTTCCATGGCGTGGAAGGTTAAGATTGACCAGGACGTTTGTATCGGAGATGCCATCTGTGCCAGCCTCTGCCCGGACGTCTTTGAGATGGGCGACGAGGGCAAGGCCCAGCCGATCGTCGAGGTTATCGAGGACGAGGCTCTCTACAACTGCGCCGTTGAGGCCGCTGAGGCCTGCCCGGTCAGCTGCATAACCGTTGAGGAGGCCTGAAGCCTCTTCTTTTTCCCCTTTCATTACATGCCGCTTTTCTGAGAGATTTAGAAGATAAAAGAGAAAAGGTCACTCCAGGCTAAGCCCGAACTTCTCCGCCTGTTCCAGCACGTACTTCCTTATCTCTCTCGCCTTTGGCAGCTCCGCCACTATCTCACCGTTCTCAATGAGCGGCTTGAGGAGCGGCTCAACCTTGGCCCCGCAGACGGGGCAATTTTCGAACTTCTTGTCGGCTGGAACGCGGTGGTAGTGCCCGTTCTCGCAGCGGTATATCTGCTTCCTTCCGCTGAGCTTTCCACGCTTGGTCATAGGCTTCCCTTCGATCTCCACGATGTCGAGGGAGAAGTCAACCGGCT
This genomic window from Thermococcus celericrescens contains:
- a CDS encoding ferredoxin; its protein translation is MAWKVKIDQDVCIGDAICASLCPDVFEMGDEGKAQPIVEVIEDEALYNCAVEAAEACPVSCITVEEA